The following proteins are co-located in the Planococcus plakortidis genome:
- a CDS encoding MarR family winged helix-turn-helix transcriptional regulator — MPCSFSKQEQVLHQFKGLTNQISPKFERCTGISASRYELLSQLYKVDEINQSTLQKLVNIDSAAVTRHLKQLETSGMVTKRRNPEDNRVIFVSLTDEGRERIVEYRKENTGFIKQMLHDFTAEEVDALSDMLRRMQDNIVDY, encoded by the coding sequence CCGTGTTCATTTTCAAAGCAGGAACAAGTGCTGCACCAGTTTAAAGGCCTGACCAATCAAATCAGCCCGAAGTTCGAGCGCTGCACGGGTATCAGCGCGTCGCGTTATGAGTTATTGTCGCAGCTTTATAAAGTGGACGAAATCAATCAGTCGACGCTGCAAAAATTGGTCAATATCGATAGCGCCGCGGTGACGCGCCACTTGAAACAACTAGAAACGAGTGGCATGGTCACAAAGCGCAGAAATCCAGAGGACAATCGCGTAATCTTTGTCAGCCTAACCGATGAAGGCCGCGAGCGCATCGTCGAATACCGCAAAGAAAATACGGGCTTCATCAAGCAAATGCTCCATGATTTTACCGCTGAGGAAGTGGATGCGCTTAGCGATAT